Part of the Dokdonella sp. genome, CGTCCACCTCCGTCACCTTGAACTTCCACAGCCGCCCGACGCGGTGTGCGGGCAGGCCCTTGCGGTCGATCCAGCGGTAGATCGAGTCACGCGTGACGCCCAAGTGTTCGGCGATCTGTTCGACGGATACCCAAGGTTCGGTCACGGCATGCTCCAGAGGCAGGCAATTGGATGGCACAAAATCG contains:
- a CDS encoding helix-turn-helix domain-containing protein, with protein sequence MTEPWVSVEQIAEHLGVTRDSIYRWIDRKGLPAHRVGRLWKFKVTEVDDWVRAGGADEEKKPD